TGGTAGATCACAAGAAGATCACAAAGCAGTATCAACACTCACAAAGACCACTAATTTTGTCTCTTATCTCTTTCAACATGTCACATCACATTATATCAAATATatcactttcttttctttttctatgtCACTCTAAGTATCCACACTATTTTGGTGTACATTAAACATCGTTATTATAAAAAATAGGATTTTAAATCATTATATCTCACTTCAGTTTCGCTTCCATCGCTTTTCCGCCAtatttcgttttctattttcctatcacatcactCATCATaactctcatttctttttcttctcttcctatATCTCTCCATGTGCGGGAGAATTTCAGGTGTGAATGAAAACTGAGGATTAATGAACTTGCATAGAAACTGCTGTACTTATTTGGCTATTGTCAGCAACAATATAGAACAAGCAAAAGCAAACACAAGTTTCATCAAAACAGAATCAATTCAACATAGAGAATAGCAAACCAAACCCACCAATAAAATAGAAATTGAAATCAGAATTTCAACACCacaagcatatatatatatagaggaagGGTGGGTACCTCTGGCTTTGTTGCAGATATCAGTGCAGAATGAAATCTGAGACACAGATGCCCCAAATCCGAGCCACCCACCGAACCACCGCGGACCACCAGGATCTCCATGCTCCGCCACCGTGAGCTCCACCTCCGGACCATCTCCCCTCGGCTACTAGACTGGAATCAGGAAATGGTACCAAGTTTTAGGAGATTTAAGTTCAGGGCAGCACACTGTAAATATGATCAATAGTTCTGGGTTATGTAGGTGAGGTAATCAGACTTGTACAAAAACAGGGAAATACGAGGAAACAATTTGTTTTTATTCGCAAAtgtttagtaaattagtttATCCTCACGATTAGAATTCTAGACCATTCACCCTTAATTTCGCCCAAccttcttatttttcctaacTCTTACCAATTTAAGTTAGATGATATAGTTTCTTGATAACAAAATTGTCCTTTAGAGATAGAATAGATAGACAATATTAGTTAAGCCATCCAAGACAGAAATACAAGGGGATAGGGGATATCTGATGCCAAATTTCCACcacttaaaataaaagagtAAATTACATTCCAATATCTTGAGTTTCTCTATATTACAGTAAATTctaaacttacttaaatatTACACTTCACCTTATATTTTGTTAGGGAATATTGTTAAAATAATTGTTATCTACTTGAGAAAAATAGATGGaatgtaatatttaaataagtttGGAGTTTATGTAAGGAACATAAAGGTAGTTAAATTAATTTACTCAAAACAAAAAACCCTTACAAAGTCACAAAACAAACAACTTGTGACAGCAAATATTCCATTTTTTTTCTAACTACAAGTTAATTAACCAGGAAActaacgttcaaaaaaaaaaaaaaccaggaAACTTCTATCCTTCaagttacaatttttttaaccaggttagtttcttttttgtaattttttccaCCAACTTGAAAGTGGCGAATACATGCAGTTATGGACTAATCCCTGCATATAGCAATGTcaacttaatttaatttaaaagcaTTTTGTACTGCTAATTTTATACCTTAAGCGTATTAGTGTAATTTAATACACCTTTTGTACTACTAAAAGTGTCAAACCGGCATTTCAGCAAATATGTGGAATGCATTTCCAATTGACTGCAGATAAGGAGGCAAAGGAACCCAACAAATTGGCTTCAcatatgattatcaattgaaACGATAGACATGGCTTTAGAGTTTGGCCGACACATCTTTTAAATGAGTTTTTTTCGTTGTCGTGGCCCACACTAAATCCAAACTCTAAATCAGTCTATTCTTATACACTAGCATGAATAAAAAGAAGCACAAACAAATTAGAGCATGGAAAAATATTTCAACATGATCCACCAAAACCTTAGCTAAGGATTTAgtcatacataataataaaacAATACATATCCAAACCAAATTCCAAAGGTTCAATCATATGCAAAAAGATATTTGAACATCACCAATTTTCACTATGGTGAAATATGAATTACTAAGATAAGAAGATGAAAATAACTCTATCCTTTATGGATTATTAGACCTTCCaaaaaaaagattattaagGATGACACATGCAACAGTTTGTGATTAAATTCTTGTTAACTTATCACCAACTTATCTATTGTCTGTTACATAACCAAAATAAGTGCTGTAAGGTACACGAGCTTGTAACTTGTAGAATAGTTTGTGATTAAATTCTTGTTAACTTATCACAAACATGTAAGTTAAAAACTGCAAACTACTCTATACATTACAAGCAGGGTACCGTAAGTGTCTCTTACCCTCCTAAATACACGAAACTCAGAAGAGCATTACtcttatatataattaattgtccTTGACTGAAATAGCTTGAACTCGAAGTGGCTGGATCTTCTTTAAGGTTAACCCGAAATGCTCTACCATATTCATGTTTTCTGGTGTTAACCCATCAGCTAGCTTCCATTCAAAGTTGTGTAGCAGGAAGGCCACCATTAAATGCACTGACCTATGAGCTAATGGTAATCCAGGGCATATCCTTTTACCTGCCCCAAATGGTATTAACTCAAAATTATTACCTTTGAAATTAATCTCACATTTCAAAAATCTTTCAGGCTCAAACATGTTTGGATTCTCCCAAATGGTTGGATCCCGTCCCATGGCCCACACATTGACCAATACCTGAGCATTTTTTGGCACTTGGAAGCCAGATATGTTCACGACTTCATCACACTTATGTGGTACTAGAAATGCAGCTGCAGGGTGCAAGCGAAGAGTTTCCTTCACCACTGCTTGTAAGTAAGGTAGCTTTGAGATGTGTGATTCTTCAAGTGTTGCATCTTCACCAATTATTTCATAcaactcttcttttgcttttgtTAATTTATTAGGATTGCGCAGTAGCTCTGCCATCGCCCATTCAACCGTGCTTGATGTTGTGTCAATCCCACCAATAAATAAATCCTAatgaaaaatcatttaaaaaaccTATCAAATATGCATGAAGCACTAGCAAATTAAATGGTCAAGAACCAAAGATTAAAGGCATGTAatgaaaatgagtgaaatgaatAGACAGAGGTCATCTAAATGTACATTGATAGAATCACTTGCAACTATTTGAAGATTAAGTACCAACCAGAAATAATTGCAGTATTTCTTTGCGGCTCAACTGAGAACTTGTTTCTTCAATTTCACTAAGAAGTGAATCTAGCACATCATTGGAAATCTTAGAATCAGCTCTTGAACACATTCTTTCTTCAATAATTCCATCAACAATCTTAGCTAACTTCACAAAATAGCTGGTCATCCTTGCATGAAGACCTTGTGGGTCAATTGGACGAAGAATGGGAAAGAAATCCGCAACGTTTGGCTTTCCAGCATCCCCCATGGCGCCCTCAATAATACTCTTAAACTCTCGAGACTTTTCATCAGATGTAGTGTGAGACAAATCCATAGAGAAGAGAGTGTTTGAAATTGAATTGAGGACAGTTGAGAAAATAGCCTCACTAAGATCCAAAGGCTCACCTTTGCTGCTTTTCTCCTTTACAAAATCCAACAATTCTTTCAGCTTTTGTTGACGAAGGACTTTTGTGGAGTCAAGCACTTGTGGGGAAAATACTTTAGTGGCACAAACTTTTCTAAGCTTCCTCCACTTAGCATTTGTTGGAAGCCACGCAATTGAGATTTTGTGATTGTCATATACTTGAGCTGAATGAGGGATTGTCCTACTAGAAAAGATTTGGCCATGCTCTTGCAACACTTGTTTGGCTAATTGTGGAGAAGAGATGACTATGGTGGTTATGGTGCCTAGTTTCAATGTCATGATGGGTCCATAAATCTTTGAGAGTTTGGTGAGTGCTATGTGTGGATTTCTTCCAAGTTCTAAGATGTTTCCTATGATAGGAAAGGGGCGTGGCCCTGGTGGAAGATTGGTAGAATTTTGGGTTTGGTTGTATAACAATTTAAGAATAAAGAAAGTGAGAATACTTGCAAACACTAGGGTAACCAGAGGCAGATCCATGGCTGATTCTGATTGTTATCTCTCCCTCTGAAGAAACAGAGCAATACCACATATATTTAGAGGGATTAAGATATGGCACCCAAGTGCACcacataatttttttccaaatccAATTTGGAGATAAGGTCAACAGATATTTTCAACAGTTATTTCCGAATCATGCTGTGCAAATCCTGACTGCACAGTGTACACCTACAAATAGTTTTATCTTTTACGCTTCTTAGATCAtctacaatttttatttttacgcTTCTTAGATCATCTACAATGGTTTTTAATactcaacaccactttttctcttcctaaCACTTCACATCATTTTCTCTTTCCAATTCAACATTCATTCAACTTTTaaccactccaatggtttttcattcaacaccctaccccaccacttttttatttcatatttttcactattttagaAAGAGAATAATAATTGTgaaaacttgtttttttttctgtgtccaaatcaaacgaaccaagtctctatttatagagaaaaaaatcatgaattttggttaaaaaaaatttccattaaaatttttttcaatgaaataattgagttcaacgAAAACGCGCCACGTGTCCCGTCCGGCCCCACCTTCAACATGTTGAGTtttctcaacatctctctccACACCCCTCAACACCACTACACTACCCATTCAACACTAAACTACCATCTCAACACCACCATTGTAGGTGGTCTTAGGTGATAAATAGGCAAGATAGAGATGTTGCAAATGGAGTTAGTAAAGAGAAAGTGATTCTACCTGCGTTTGGTATCAacaagagagagtagagagagatATAAATTGTGGGTCCCACCTACTTTTTTCATCTCTCCAAATTGAGAAGATTTGGGCTGCAGACCATTAATTGTCAAATATACCATTGCATTAAACAATTACACCACTCTAGTCAttcagtttttaatatttttaaattcaggATAAGAAAGACATTTCATACATTCCACCTTACtttctcttctccatctctcaTCTATTTATATCATATCAAACAACCTATAAATCAACTCTATTTCTTACATATTTCTCtttactctctcttctctatttccCTATTCTCTACCAAACAGAGCGTTAGTTAGTTTTAAGTTGCTATATATTTGGCTTATGATGTCATGAGTGTTCCATTATCGTAAGTGGCTAATTTTTTTGTCCGCAAGTTTTAgaaataacttatttataatttggatttttttttctgttaatAGAAAAATTAGAGATAGGTACAATCAGTTGCTTTATATTTGCGGATAGTATTATTGCCTTTTTTTGGGAAAACCCGCATGATTTAGATTCAATCATACAGATGTTATCAATTAGTGTATGACTAGCTGATTAACTTAGATAAATAAGAACTTTCTTTTGGCCGAAATGTTCCAGAATATAGAAAGCATGTCCTTCCGAGAAGATTGCAAACTATTGAAAGTCACTCCAAGTATCTAGGTTTGCCAACATTTGTGGGGAGGTCTAAGAGGCAAGTTTTCAACTTTGTACAAGATCGGGTTTTGAAAAAACTTAAGGGGTGGAAGGAAAAGTTCTTATCATCAAAGGGTAGACAAGTTCTCATTAAATCGATGGCCCAAGCAATCCTTACTTATATATTATGGAGTGTTTCTCCTTTTCAGAGGCCTTGTGTAATCATATTGAGAGCATGATCAGTCGGTTATGGTGGGAGAGCAAAAATGGGGAGAGGTTAGTTCATTGGGTTAGTTCGGATTCCTTGTGTAATCCAAAGAAGAAAGGAGTTATAGGGTTTAAGAATTTCAAAACCTCAATGATGTTCTTTTGGAAAAGCAAGGATGGAGACTCATTCAACTCCCAGATTCGCTCATGGCTGATACTTCCCGAGAAAACAATTTATTCATGTTGGCCAAGGATACATGCCGAGTTATACATGGCGTAGCATCCAACAAGATAGTTGGATTATCCGTAGAGGATCTTTCTGGAGGGTTGGTAATTGTTGTAGTATTAATACATGGGAGGATAATTGGCTGCTTAGCCAAAATGGGTTTAAATCCTGATCACAAAAACCTCAAGATGAACTGATCTCATGTGTTTGAGCTTATTGATAGAGAAAATAATTAGAGACAAGAGGAAGTTATGTGGCTCTGTATGACATTTGAAGCCACCCAAATCCCTCAAATCCCACTGCCGAACACGTCTATGGAAGATAGCATGGTATGGGCAGCAGAGAAAAGGGAGTTTTCCTCTGTAAAGTCTGCTTACCGACGCTAAAATGGTCGGTGATCCTAGTGTCGGTCACTTACCGATGCAAAACATTTGAGGGCGGACGTTATGTACGCCAGTGATTTTAGCGTTCGCTTGAACCGACACTAATTTACAGAAAGCCGACGCATCTtttaaatgagttttttttttcattgtcgTGACCGACGCTAAAACCAACCTCTAAATCAATCTATTCTAGTAGAAGGGTAAACGGacgttcaaaataaaaaaaaatacacattgAAGTATTGAACTACTagggattttatttttttcccacaaactatctctttcatctcatttcgACTCTATTTTTATTCCTATCTCGCTACTTTTTCTATCAAAGAAAACAGAATAAAGTACATAACATCTTTGAGAGAAACTCTGAACCAGCAAAGCATTAAGCTATTGAAGATATAATggctaagaaaaaaaataagaactatgTAATTCATGAATTGTAAGGATAGGAAATTTAAGTACTAACCATAAACAAATGCATTATCTCTTTGCAGCTCAGCGGAGAACTAGTTTCTTCGACATTATTGCAAAGAAGTGAATCTAACACATCATTGCAAACCTTGGACTCAGTTCTTGAACACATTTTTTCTTTaataataccataaaaaatcttcaataatttcatgaaataattGGACATCTTGGCATGAACACCCTGTGGGTCAAGTGGACGAAGAATAGGAAAGAAATCTGCAACGTTGGGTTTTCCAGCATATTCCATGATTTTCCAGATAATATTCTTAAACTCTTGAGACTTTTCATCACATGTAGAGTGCGACAGATCCACAGAGAAGAAAGTGTTTGAAATTGAATTGAGGACAGTTGAGAAAACAGCCTCACCAAGATCCAAAGCCTCACCTTTGTTGCTTTTCTCCTTTACAAAATCTAACAACTCTTTCAGCTTTTCTTGACGAAGAACTTTTGTGGAGTCAAGCATTTGTGTGGAGAATACTTTTGTGGCACATACTCTTCTAAGGTTCCTCCACTTAGCTAATGGGGGAAGCCACACAGCTGAGCATTTGTTCATCTGCTTGAACTGCATGTGGGACTATCCTACTAGAAAAGGTTTGGCCATTCTCTTGTAACACTTGTTTGGCAAATTGTGGAGAAGAGATGACTATGGTTGGTACGGTGCCTAGTTTCAGTGTCATGATGGGTCCATAAATCTTTGAGAGTTTGGTGAGTGCTATGTGTGGATTTGCCAAGTTCTAAGATGTTTCCTATGATAGGATATGGGCGTGGCCCTGGTGGAAGCTTGGAGGAATTTTGGGTTTGAATGTATAGTAATCTAAGGATGAAGGTAATAGTGGTTGCACAAACTAAGGTAATCAGTAGCAGATCCATGGCTGGTTCTGATTGTTATCTCTCCCTTTGAAGAAACAGAGATATATTTGGAGATAAGGTGCATTGTTAGCAAAAtctataagattttgcgatttTGCAGCACTGTTCCGATTCAAAACGTATGCAAAATCTTTTTTTGGTGGAATCCCGTAGAATCTTAGATTTTAATCGTAAAATCGTAAAATCCTATTGAATCTTACGATtctagtatttttttaatttttgaagctGATTCCTAAAATTGGGGAAACTAGAGAGTTTTTTGACTTTGTGGAAAAAACAACCCACCACCCAGCATTTAGGGGATTTCGAAATTGAAGCTCTAATTGATTGTAGTTG
This is a stretch of genomic DNA from Lotus japonicus ecotype B-129 chromosome 1, LjGifu_v1.2. It encodes these proteins:
- the LOC130728174 gene encoding cytochrome P450 76T24-like; protein product: MDLPLVTLVFASILTFFILKLLYNQTQNSTNLPPGPRPFPIIGNILELGRNPHIALTKLSKIYGPIMTLKLGTITTIVISSPQLAKQVLQEHGQIFSSRTIPHSAQVYDNHKISIAWLPTNAKWRKLRKVCATKVFSPQVLDSTKVLRQQKLKELLDFVKEKSSKGEPLDLSEAIFSTVLNSISNTLFSMDLSHTTSDEKSREFKSIIEGAMGDAGKPNVADFFPILRPIDPQGLHARMTSYFVKLAKIVDGIIEERMCSRADSKISNDVLDSLLSEIEETSSQLSRKEILQLFLDLFIGGIDTTSSTVEWAMAELLRNPNKLTKAKEELYEIIGEDATLEESHISKLPYLQAVVKETLRLHPAAAFLVPHKCDEVVNISGFQVPKNAQVLVNVWAMGRDPTIWENPNMFEPERFLKCEINFKGNNFELIPFGAGKRICPGLPLAHRSVHLMVAFLLHNFEWKLADGLTPENMNMVEHFGLTLKKIQPLRVQAISVKDN